The DNA segment TGCTCGGGCGTCTTCGCCAGATACAGACACGCCAACCCTAGCGCCATTAGAGCAAACAAGACCACGGCCAACACGCCCATGCCCTGGGTTGAGTAATAGCTCCCCCACGCCAGGCCATGCAGCACGCAAGCACCACCACCAAAGCGCAAAAGCCTCTGGATACGCGGCCATTGAGCGGTATCTGGAAACTTTGGCTTCGCCAGCTCGCTGTTTGACTTCAAGCGAATATCTTTCAAACCGGTTCCTTTTCAACTGTAATGCAATCGACGCAACACATCTTCAGCCAGGAATGGTAGTGGTAATTAGTGTCCGGAAGTAGAGCGATGCAGCGGGTCGAACGGCTCGGCCTTGCTTTTTCTCCATGTTGGCGACACTTGCAGGGTCATTTTAGATTCCTCCGTTTTGGACGGGTCTTCCGGGTGAGTAGTGATGAGCGTAGCAGCGGATATGGCCAAGGCTTTGATGAGCTGCTCTTCAAAGCAGATCAGGGGCGGCCCATAGTCAGGCCGAGAAATTGACAAGAGCGGATGTGAGACAGCCTTTGCGCACTGTCTTTGGCACATTCGGGCGGCTAGCCCCTGCCGTGTGGTTCATAGAGGGTGGGTAGCCTGGTAAGCGAATCGAGCGGGTGCAAGCAGTCGGGGTTCTGTCGAAAATTTTACTCAAGCAAAAAGAAGGCGTCTTGCAATCAAGCTGAAGGCTCGACTGAAGCCGCCCGGCAGATCACCATTTTTTTACTGAACCAGCCATTGACGTTCGGTACCAAGCCGCTGGCTATACTCAGTCAGCTTGAGCAAGGGCTTGAAGACCAATGGGGTGGATCAAATGAGCAATCATGCAGCAACGCGAGGAAGAAAAGCCCTGGCAGCCTTGCTGAGTACGGCTGCAGCTCTGACTGGATGCAATTATGGACATCGACCCTATCAGCAGGGGCCATTGCAACCCGTACAGGACTTATCATTAGTCGACGTTGAGATTGACGACTTTGGCAATTTCTGGGACCGCACAAAGGCGCAAGCCATCCTAACTGCAATCGATGACAGCGCAGCAAGCTCCAATGTCGTCGTGCTGCTGTTTGTTCATGGCTGGCACCATAACGCAGCCGAAGACGATACCAATCGCAGCGATTTTCACGTCACAGTCAAAGCAGTGAATAACAAGCTCAAGGAAACGATTTATCAGGATGCCAGAGAAACGTTAGACATCAGTGGTGATGTGAAGGTCGTGGGCGTCTACCTTTCCTGGCGAGGCAGGTCGCTTCCAGGTCTTCTGGACTACTTAACCTTCTGGGGACGTAAAGCTGCTGCGCAGCGAGTGGGAGAAGGTGCGGCGCGGGAGTTCATCTTTCGCCTCAACGAGATATACAAAAAACGTAACCACGGCGATCAGAAACATTTCATGGGTTTGGTCAGTATTGGTCACAGTTTTGGCGGGCAAGTGCTTTATAAATCCGTTGCAGCAACGCTGGAGAATAATTTCCTGCTGCATGAGGGCCAGCCGGCACAAATGCCAGTGGCCGCCGTGGGCGATGTCGCCGTGCTGATCAATCCAGCATTTGAAGCCGCGCAGTTCGATAGACTACAAGCCCTGCAATCGAGATATACCTATGGCCCGGCACAGACACCTGTACTTCTGGTGTTTTCCGGAGAGGGGGATCGGGCAAGGCAGAAGTTCTTCCCGCTAGGTCGGCGCGTTAGTGCCTTGCTGCGGCCGACATTCTCAAACGACGAAAAACAAGCCCAGTGGATAACGGCATTGGAAGAGTACGAACCACAACGAACCCATTCGCTGGAGCTGCGGCCGGGTACCGCGTCTTACGAGTTCTCGCAGAATTATTGTCAGCAGGCATTGGGTTTTGACCTGACCAACCCCGGTGTTCCGTTTGCCGGCGCAACGCTGACTGCGTTACCTGGCCGGAGCCAACCGTTCAGCCCTGTCGTGGTCGCTTACAGTAAAAATGAATTGATAGAAGCGCACAGCGGGATATTCAAAGAAGGCTTTCGCAGGTTCATGATCGACTACGTTGCGTTGCTTGAAGGAAAGCGGCTATGCCTCAAGGCTCAACTTTCAGCACCGTCAATTGCGGGAGCACGCAGCCCGACCTGAAACTCTGCATCCGCTCGGCCATAGTCGTAGCTCTTGTAGCGCTTGCCCTTTCGCCGTTGCCTTACCGGCGCAAACCCAATCCGATGGTCAAGTGGTTAAGGACATGGTTACCCGCTCGGAAGCTGCCGCTGAAATCAGCGGCAGGGTGAGATCATTACCTTGCGGCTGAGATGCTGCCCCCGTCGCGCACCTGCATCAGTGCAAAACCCAGCAGGTTCAAGCCTTTCCATAGGTTTGGATTGTTCGCATCCGCGTTGTCCTGTGCAAGCCCTATACCCCAGATGTTATCAACCGGGCTGGCTTCGACAATAACGCGCGAACCCGTTTGCAGAAGATATTCCATTAACTGCGAATTCTGAGAAAACTTGGCCTGGTTTGCTCGAACGACGATGTCGTATCGGTGTTGCAGCCAAACCTCATTATCAAACCCGCGCACCTTACGGCCAAGTGCTTTGGCGGCATTGGGAGTAGGCGCGTTCAGCACCTGCTCGCGAATATCCTGATCGTCGAACAGGGCCGCTTTCTCGGCCATCATGAAGTGCTCGGCCGTCGGATAATATTGGTCTTCTACAGTAAACCCGGCCTCGAACCATTGGCTGAAGCACGAAGCCGTGACGGCAGTTTTGCTGCGCTGGTGCCCCCAGAAAAACAAAAAGCTCAGGGGCTCTCCCGAGTTGAAACGGACGCACAGTTCTTTCAGATGTTCAGAGTCGTTCAATGAGATAACCTCGCCAACTGAAGATCGAAGCTACACTTTTTTCGCCACCGCGTCGCGCTCACTTGTTTTGGACGGGAAACGAGCCTGAATCATAGGCATGACATTCGTTGGCTGGCTGGCGATATGCGCTCGATCTTCGAGGCCCTCTACAACGCCTGAAGCAGCCGCCGCGATCAAGACCGTCGACAATGAAATAGCTGACGCTCGTGACCTGAGCCCCCACTACCGCTCAAGTTGAGACAAACTTAATGCAAGCTCGTCTTTGCGAAATGGCTTGGTCAGTCGCGGAAGGCCGGGATCGAGCCCCTCTCTTTCGGCATAACCCGAAACAAGCAGGATCGGCACTCCAGGCCTGATGTCGCGGATCAAACCGGCCAACACGGTGCCGCTAATACCGGGCATGAGGTGATCGGTTACGAGCAGATCCAGTGGCTGCCCAGTTGAAACCAATTCCATCGCTTCCTCGCCAGACGCGGCCTCAATTACGCGGTAGCCAAGCTCGGCCAGCATGTACGAAGTGCTTGCACGCACCACGTCTTCGTCATCTACCAACAGCGCGATCCCGCGTGTCGATCGTGGCTCCGAAGTTTCGATGATACGCACCGTTGTTGTCGGCACTGTCATGCTGCGTGGAAGCCACAACTCTACGTTCGTCCCAAGGCCTGGCGAGCTGCGCAGAGTCAGCGCACCGTTCAACTGTAATGCCAGTCCGTGCACCATTGAAAGCCCTAGGCCAGTCCCTTTGCCGACACCTTTGGTTGAAAAGAACGGTTCAACCGCCCGGGCGAGTGTTGCTGCGTCCATGCCGATGCCGGTGTCCGCCACGGACAGACACAAGTACTCGCCTGTCGCCAGTCTGGAACGATGCCCCGGCTCGACCCATTCGGTGCTGGCCGAGATACGCATCGTTCCGCCCTCCAACATTGCGTCGCGCGCATTGACGGAAAGATTGAGGAGTGCCATTTCCAGCTGGTTCAGATCTGCAATCGCTGCCGGGAGATTCTCCGGTGAATCCACGACGACTTTGATTTGAGGGCCAGTGGTACTGGACACAAGATCGCCCATATCGCGCACCAACTTCGCCACGTCGACTGGAACCGGTTGCAAGGGTTGACGGCGGGCGAATGCAAGCAACCTTTGCACTAGCGTCTTGGCGCGCTCGGCTGATTGCATCGCCCCAGCGATGAGCCGTTTCTCACGCTCGCCCCCTTCACCTCGTCGTTGGAGCAAGTCGAGCGTACCGACAATCGGCGTAAGCAGGTTGTTGAAGTCATGGGCGACACCGCCAGTAAGCTGCCCCATCGCCTCCATCTTCTGACTCTGCCGCAGCGCCTTCTGAGCTTCTTCGCGCTCGGCGATGGCCTGAGAGACCCGCCCTTCAAGGGTGGCATTGAGCTCGCGCAGTTCTTCCTCGGCAGCCTTGCGGTCGGTGATCTCGATAGCCGTGCCGGTCACGCGCAGACAGCGCCCGGTTGCATCGAACACGCCCCGACCTTTTGCCGCTACCCAGCGAACAATGCCGTCCTCCCGACCAACCGTACGGTAGTCAACGTCGTAAAGCGCGCGATGCTCAGGATCGATAGCGGCGGTAAAAGCTTCAATCGTCGCGTCACGATCCTCGGGGTGCAAGCCATCATAGAAGTCCTGCAGCGTGACGGGGACGTCAGCCGATATGCCGAACATCGCTTTGGTCTGCGAAGGCCAGACCAGCGTGTTCTGCACGAAATCCACGTCCCAGAACCCCACGTCGGCGTGGTCAACCGCGAGTCGCAGCCTGGCCTCACTGCGGCGAATCTCGGCATCCGCACGAGCACGATGCACGACGAGTGCGACTGTCTGTGCGACGAAGTCGATGATTTCAGTGTCGCCGGGCGTTGGCTCACGCATCTCGGGGTGGTGCATGACGAAAGCACCGAGTAGTGCGCCCTGCGCGGAGCGGATCGGAATTGACCAGCAGACTTGCAGACCTTGTTTCATGGCCAACGCGCGAAGCTCGACCCAGAGCGGCCCACTCGATATTTCGGGAAGGTTAGTCAGTGGGTCGAACAATGCGTCGGCAGTGCAGGCGTTCGTGTGTGCTTTGAGGGTAATGTCTTTAACGCTTTCGTTATAAGCGCCAGGAAGGCTAGGCCCTGCCCAGTGTTCCAACTGCTGGCCAGCTTCATCCAGCAGCATGATGCTTCCCAGGAACCGGGCTGAAGACAGCGTTTCCATCTCGCGGACAATGGCATCCAGCGTGATGCTGAGTGCAGTGTCTTCGACAGCCAGCTCCAGAATGCGGGTTTGCGCAGCCCCGATAGCCATCGCGCGGTTACGCGCCTGGGTAAGCCGAGCATTCTCGATGGCAATTGTTGCAAGGCGCGCCAAACTCTCCAGCCGCATAACGGTGTCGCCACCATGGTCGCCGACCGCCGACCAATATGCTCCGAGCGCCGCGACCGGAACAGGCCTGCCTATGGGCACCATGACCAGGCTGCGGACAAACGTCGGCGCATAAGCATCTTGCGGAATGCGCGGATCATCCCAGACGTCACGAATCGCAACAGTCTCACCGTGATGCATAACCCAGCCCGAAATACAGTGGTCGGCCTGAAAGGTCTGACCTTGCCAAAGCGGGGAGTCCGCATCTTCCGCAACATAGGAACAACGCCCTGCGTCTTCAATAACAACCGCGATGCCTTCTGCCCCTACCGCCGCGCGTGCGGTGTCTCGCAGTACGGCTACAACTTCGTCCACTGACCGTGCCGTGCTCAGTCGCTCACTTGCATTGAGCAAGTGGGAGAGACGGCCCTCATTGTTTTGATCCACTGAAACGGTCGACAAGCAGATCTCCCAACGTAGGCCACAGAGACATTTCCGTGGGCGAATCCAAGATGCAGTTGATCCAAGAGGTGCTACAGGGCGAACCTCTGATCGGAGTCCAATTGAGTGTCTCAGAAATGTTACGGTTTGCCATGACTGTCTATCGGAACATCTCAACTTTATGCCATATGCCTGGAGATAAAGCCTCAAGCCTATTCACGGCCCCACGTCTGGATGACTGAAGTAGTGGTTCTTCGCCGTGGCCGAATAAGAGCTACTTGGTGCACGAAAGCATCTATGAAAGTCAGGGCGATCGACTGATGGGCAGATGCGCTAATGGCCACCATGGACAAGATAAACCGTAGATGGGGAATGGCCTCAGGCTACATAGGATTCCAGCGCGCCCAGCGGGATATGGAGCAACTGATCGTCGGCCAGGGCCTCCAGCAGGTAGTCCAAGGTGGCGCGGACGCGCGGGGCAATCAGCGCACGGTGGGGATACTGGATCGCCAGCTCGTAGCCACCTGGATGATGGTAGCGATGCAATAAAATCTTCAGGCGACCCTCTTGCAGGCTGCGCCATGCGAGGTGCACGGCTACTTGAGCGATGCCGATGCCATCGCACGCAGCCTGAACGATTGCTTCCGGTGCGGAGAGCGTGGCCACCGCCGAGTCCGCAGGGTCGAAGTTGACATCCTCCCCCCCTAAAGAGCGGGGATTCCTACAGCTAGACGGCGATGCCCCGCCGCGAGAATGTTCAGGGCCGCGTTTACATCGCGGTCGTGGGCTGTACCGCAGCACACGCAGGTCCATTCTCTTATTCGCAAACCGGCTCTACCTTTCGGACTGCTGGTGGAAATGCTTCCACAGCACGAGCAGGTCTGGGTGGTATAGCGCTCGGCTACAACCTCAAAAACAACGCCTGCCCGTTGGCATTTCTGCTCCAGCATTGTCTTGAGTTGGCCCCATCCTGCATCAAGCGTGGATTTGGCCATTTGAGTCTTTACGAGTTTGGCGCTGGCTACATCGCCAACGAAAATGGCGGCGCAGCGCTCAACCAGGGCGGTTGAGAACTTGTGTTGCGCATCCTTGCGCCGGTTCCTGATCCTGGCATGGAGGGCGCGAACACGTGCCCTCTTGCCAGCACACTGAGCGATGCCCAGCTTCTGCTCCAGGGTGCGATATTGGCGCCCTATCAGCACCTGGCCCTCAGACGT comes from the Pseudomonas sp. StFLB209 genome and includes:
- a CDS encoding NADAR family protein — translated: MNDSEHLKELCVRFNSGEPLSFLFFWGHQRSKTAVTASCFSQWFEAGFTVEDQYYPTAEHFMMAEKAALFDDQDIREQVLNAPTPNAAKALGRKVRGFDNEVWLQHRYDIVVRANQAKFSQNSQLMEYLLQTGSRVIVEASPVDNIWGIGLAQDNADANNPNLWKGLNLLGFALMQVRDGGSISAAR
- a CDS encoding ATP-binding protein, which codes for MHHGETVAIRDVWDDPRIPQDAYAPTFVRSLVMVPIGRPVPVAALGAYWSAVGDHGGDTVMRLESLARLATIAIENARLTQARNRAMAIGAAQTRILELAVEDTALSITLDAIVREMETLSSARFLGSIMLLDEAGQQLEHWAGPSLPGAYNESVKDITLKAHTNACTADALFDPLTNLPEISSGPLWVELRALAMKQGLQVCWSIPIRSAQGALLGAFVMHHPEMREPTPGDTEIIDFVAQTVALVVHRARADAEIRRSEARLRLAVDHADVGFWDVDFVQNTLVWPSQTKAMFGISADVPVTLQDFYDGLHPEDRDATIEAFTAAIDPEHRALYDVDYRTVGREDGIVRWVAAKGRGVFDATGRCLRVTGTAIEITDRKAAEEELRELNATLEGRVSQAIAEREEAQKALRQSQKMEAMGQLTGGVAHDFNNLLTPIVGTLDLLQRRGEGGEREKRLIAGAMQSAERAKTLVQRLLAFARRQPLQPVPVDVAKLVRDMGDLVSSTTGPQIKVVVDSPENLPAAIADLNQLEMALLNLSVNARDAMLEGGTMRISASTEWVEPGHRSRLATGEYLCLSVADTGIGMDAATLARAVEPFFSTKGVGKGTGLGLSMVHGLALQLNGALTLRSSPGLGTNVELWLPRSMTVPTTTVRIIETSEPRSTRGIALLVDDEDVVRASTSYMLAELGYRVIEAASGEEAMELVSTGQPLDLLVTDHLMPGISGTVLAGLIRDIRPGVPILLVSGYAEREGLDPGLPRLTKPFRKDELALSLSQLER
- a CDS encoding LysR substrate-binding domain-containing protein, with the translated sequence MATLSAPEAIVQAACDGIGIAQVAVHLAWRSLQEGRLKILLHRYHHPGGYELAIQYPHRALIAPRVRATLDYLLEALADDQLLHIPLGALESYVA